ctgaacaaaaatataaacgcaacatgtaaggtgttcgtttcatgagctaaaataaaagatcccagaaatgttccatatgcataaaatgcttatttctctcaaatgttgtgcacacatttgtttacatccctgttggtgaccATTTATCCTTctcttgccaagataatccatccacctaacaggtatGATATAtcaagatgattaaacagcattaccattacacaggtgcaccttgtgctggggacaataaaaggccactatcaaatgtgcagttttgtcagacaacacagatgtctcaagttttgggggaccgtgcaattggcatggtgactgcaggaatgtccaccagagctgttgccagagaatgtaatgttaatttctctaacatagCCACCTCCattgtgtatggcgttgtgtgagcggtttgctgatgtcagcgtcgtgaacagtgccccatggtggcggtggggttatggtatggcaaggcataagctacagacaaacacaattgcgttttatcgatggcaatttgaatgcacaaaaatacagtgACAARATCCTGAGGCCCATATTTtttaagatatctgtgaccaacagatgcatatctgtattcccagtcatgtgaaatccatagattaaggccaaattaatatatttaaattgactgatttcctcatatgaactggaactcagtaaaatctttgaaattggtgcatgttgagtttatatttttgttcagtataaaattgTGCAGGCAACCACAGATTCTTATTTGAAATGACAACTATAAGCAGTGAGCACAGCAATGATATAAAATACCCacaaaaaaatctgtctttccatctctctctgcactcCTTCTCCATGATGCTCATTTTCATTTGACTCACCACCTGCCAATATTCATGGACTATTTTTGTATAGTGACTTCTCCAAAGCATCCATCTCCTTCAGCAGCACCATCCCTATTTCTTTGCTGCTCCTCTACATCTCCAGGCTGgctttgacccattcctccttaGCCCATCTCCTCTCCAATTAGCCAGGTTAAGCTCCAGCTCACGCTTTAGCTCGGTCAAGGTGTTATTCTCATCCTTACTCCCCTTCTCCACTACAAGCTTTTGCCTTTGAGGCTGTTATTCTCTATCCCTTTGTCTTTCTACCTCCTTGACCTCTTCTCATATTTTCCTGCCACAAGCCTTTGGATTTCCTCCTCATTCTTCCCATCTATCCTCACTAGCTCCTTCTGCCACAACAAAcccaaatgaatggaaaagataagCACCATACAATCATTCAGTGCTTATAGTTTCCATTCATTTCAGGGTGACATTTCCCGTAACCTTAAATTCACATTGATTACAGACTGCAATTGAAATCACTCCTTAGTTTAATGCCATTACTATTTCATTGTGGATGAAAAAAAGTACAAGATCACCTGAATACAACAATGACATCCTTTACGGAACAATGGATTCCCCAGACCAATATAAATTTACATGATCAGAAGATGCCTTGACAGGAACAAACTAAATTATGAGTGGAATGGTACACCATAAAACCCATTGATTACCTACTAAAATCAATACTATAAGTTACAAAAACTTCTCACATTTGAGGCAAATCGTTAGACTAGCTCTACATCCATAATATGAATACAGAATTATAAYTTTTTAAAGGTGTTGGCAATATGGAAACAAATAGATTCCCACTCTGGGGGGCAGTTGTAATTCACAATTATGTACACATCTGTATAAAGGGTTTTATACACagtacattttgttgtttttctaaaaGCCCTTTAAAATAACCACGAACAATCTAATGATCCAACTGAGTGCTTTTGTGTATGGTATGTCACATATTCCAAACCCCCATCTTGAACATAAAAAACCCACCCACATCAAGGCCTGTTTTACCCCAAATTATATTTTCAAAACCCGAAACCATCCATTACATTTTCATGATGATATTCCCTTTCCCGAGATTATCTCTTTTCTTTGTCTgttgcctcttctccctcagtgTGTGTCTTCTGGTGTGCCTTTAGGTTGCTCTCCCGACTAAAGCTCTTGCCGCAGGTGGGGCAGTTGTGTCGGCCAGAGCTGTGAGCCCTGGCCATGTGGGCTTTGAGCTGCTCCAGCCGGGCATAGCTCTCTTCACACTCAGAGCAGGGGTGAGCCTTGCGARGTTGAGGCGGCCGCCCGTGCTTCTCCTTCTTGTGGGCCCGGAGAAGGGCAACAGAGGAGAAGGTGAGGTCACACTCAGCTTCAGGACAGGGAATTTGGAGCTCCTCCTTAGGGGGTCGCCCCGGTCCTTTCCCTCTTTTTGCCACAGACTCGTCTCCCCCCTCCTCAGCTTCTCCGCTCTTCTCTCCGTTTGCTGCCTCAGCCACTTTCTTGGGAGGTCGGCCACGTTTTTTGGCCGGGACCTTTGCATCGCAATGCTGATCACCCGCAAAGTTCTCCTGATGCAGCACAAGATCCACCTCCGCCTCAAAYCCGCGGCCACACTTGCCACAACGGTGAGTCTTGGtgtcatcatcctcctcttccagTGGCTGGGGGTGCTGGGTGAGGCGGTGGGTGCGTAACTGGTTTGGGCCCCGGAATACCATGCCACATTCCTTGCACACACACTGCCGCTCCTTGCACAGCTGTCGCCGGTGGAGTGTCAACTATGAGAGACAGAAACAAAATTATAAGAGGCTTAGGGCATCTTGAGGAAACAAACTTGGTGACTTGGTCCCCATTGGACAACAGAAGGCAGATGCACTACAGAGCACCTGCCTAGCCACTGGTTCTTTATCTTTATTCCCATTAGCTGATGCCATGACCACAGCTAATATTGCTGGGGTCCTAATATCTAATGGAGAGACTATGTAAACATAACTGGTACCGTAGATCTGTCTGCATTCTATGGGATGCGTGAGATAATGAGAAGCACTAATACATTCTGGGTCTTGTGTTTTCGTCACTGATTATTTGGACGCATCAGGATTGGGCGAAGGCARTGCTTAACTCTTGACAAtcatgggaattggcctatatggacagGGCTAAAttcaaatgtttcttacagaagaaatgtAAAAAGTTATATagggaaattattagaccaaagctGATAACAGttcaagactgaatccaaacattacacttgaTTKtatgtgcattttacatttactgtacttttcactgcATTTGTtaataacaaaatctgaaaatactctggatacattcagtaacataagaatATTCCKGCATTTACAATTGTTTGAATGAGAGGAATAACTGcagtctccaagtggccacacacctaaatgtgcacagttcctaagtcatttcaagccGTTTGAAGAGACTCAAATCCAWTTTTTTTGCATATCCGATTCaaatctgttatttttcctgcagtctgaaaaAGCTAAaggccacatttcaaaccaccttcatAGGTGGTTTGAAGTCAGATACAAATCCGATACCTGGCCATGCGACTTGTGActgaacggtcaaatctgatttatttgctgTCAAGTGGTTTTTGGACTCATTTGGCAtttcttgttgcttgctagctactctgttgagtttgacaagaacatggaggttgtagctaactagcttgttaattgtttacaaacaaaatgAGTGAATGTGCTWGACAGCTGaacagctacctagctatagCTGACTGCTGTGACTAGCCAAAARTTACTCCTTCTGAAAGTTGTATCATCTTATCATTTGAGGCTTTaaaaagtgttcttacactataattttgaacattcaaagcaaccgGGAAAAgttccatggcaggcattgttgctacataacttctgagtgataggaagcacgagcaccaccaccaatctgCCTACACCACTGTACTATGACAACAAGTGTAGCCATGACAGCAAATGACTGATGCCTGAACACATACgtctgatttggtcacttgtaacttgctgtttggacagtcagtattccaaaacagaatttgaaaaacaaaacttatTTGAGCAGTGTGCACAAGGCTAAAGAAGAGTCTTCAAATATAAGGTGCTTGAGCtgagcacacttgtagttgtttggaacagccctgcatccccaccatcgcacaattactgttgtttacacAATCCACAAACGGCCCATTTTAAATYgtaatctgggtcaggtgggcatcatttgaaaggtTGTTTGAAAGGTTgttccaacatgtatttttttatgtcgTTCTTGTCGTTTTTTTATGTCGTTTTATGTCGTTCTtgcctttatttaaataggcaagtcagttaaaaacaaattcttatttacaatgacggcctaccttgttcaggggcagaacgacagatttttaccttgtcagctcggggattcgatcaggcaacctttcggttactggcccaacgctctaaccactaggctacctgccgccccatgactagctaagttataagtGTTAggttttcacaaggcaattcagcaAAACAGATCAGAATTTTGGTGCGCttagaaaggagtcatgagtgccTTCAGATGCGTGTTCTGCAgtgaattttcttcacaatagacaaacataggctcattctattcagaacaacccaggttgacaccatgtcatcttgtaactgtacataaAACAGTGATTATAAACaatgacactgtatatgacaKGAGTTTtgtgatatggaaatgtgatatgcACATTTGGACTTTTgggcttgtatgacatcaaagtggtatttattttaatcttcaatgtctcatctttcaaaatacattgagtctTCTTCATATTTATAGAATTCCCtcaaacaattattattattttttttaatcagcaAAAGTTACCCAATTAGCAGGAAGGACGGGGGCAACTTCTTGCCGCATGCGGTGCTGAAGTTCAGAACRGCTGTCAGTCAAAAGCCATACAGcactgtgaagcgcagagcctgagctctgacgtcatttatagcttatcagtgcccaaatctgccattttcaacccgagTACGGGTATAAAAGGGTTAAATGACTTTGCTTTGATGGATGATAAACACAGGTGAAAATATCAGAAGCAACAAGAAATGCCAAATGAGTCCAAAAACCACTTGAcagcaaataaatcagatttgaccgttcagTCACAAGTCGCATGGCCAGGTATCGGATTTGTATCTGACTTCAAACCACCTATATCAGACTCTTAGCTTTGGCTAAGAGTTTCCTTTTGCGAGGGTGGAGACGTCGCAAACCGGAAATCTCAACTTCTTACACGTTTAMCCCCAAAACCTATTCGAGCATCTGACCAAATTTGGAACGATTTTAGTTCTGGGKTAACTGAGATTACTGGGGTCCTTTCACACAACTAAAAGTCATTAGAGACAAAAGACTTTACTACTTTCATTGAAAGACCGTTGTCTCACCTCAGAGAAGGTCCGGAAGCTTCCCTGGCAGTGGGGGCAGCGGAAGGGCTTGTCTTCCAGGCTGTGTGAGGTCTGGTGCTGTGtcagctcctcagaggaggagaaggtacGATCGCACACATAACAGGTGAACAGYGTATCGGTCTGCAAAATAACACAAAACAGCAAATAATTAAGTGTTAGAGGTAATGTACATCATTATATATGCTGTGCATATAGGGCTACAGCATCCTGCTGCTAAGCTGTGTGCTTTGCagctccggggtgaagtttcccatAGGTACACCATACAGATTTACGATCAGCTCCCCTGCCCTCCacaattattatttgaccctgctggtcatttatgaacatttgaacatcttggccatgttctgttataatctccacccggcacagccagaagaggactggccacccctcatagcctggttcatctctaggtttcttcctaggttctggcctttctagggagtttttcctagccaccatgcttctacacctgcattgcttgctgtctggggttttagggtgggtttctgtacagcactttgtgacaaaagctgatgtaagaagggctttataaatacatttgattgaaatttgattgaattctaaacttaaccattactaaagaaaatcaaaaaaattacccaagatcagcatctaggggcaattTCACCCTACTCCTGCAATGCATCTTGCATTTCTTTTATCCATTCCGTACCTGTTGGAGTGACTGCTTGTATTCCTCACGATGGCTCTTTCTCATGTGCCTCTCCTTGGCCTTGGCATTACAAAATGTAATGAAGCATTGAAAACACTGTAGGCTGTCATGCTGATCTGCAATAAAAGGAGAGGAGATACTGCACTTGAAATTCAAACACATTAACAACTATCTGtaatcactatcaaacgctcccKaaaacacttctgtgagcaggcctttaaatcgacctggcccgggtRTCCTGGAAGGAYattgacctcatcccgtcagtagaggaagcttggttgttctttaaaagtaatttcctcaccatcttaaataagcatgcccctttcaaaaaatgtagaactaagaacagatatagcccttggttaactccagacctgactgccctcgaccagcacaaaaacaccctgtggcggactgcactagcatcgaatagtccctgcgatatgcaacttttcagggatgtCAGGAACTAATAYacacagtcagttaggaaagcaaaggctagcattTTGCAGaaatcaaacagaaatttgcatcctgtagctctaactccaaaaagttctgggacacKGTAWagtccatggagaataagagcacctcctcccagctgcMcactgcactgaggctaggaaacactcaccaacgataaatccactataatcgagaatttcaataagcatttctctacggctggccatgctttcctcctggctaccccaaccccggccaacagctccgcaccccccgcagcgacttgcccaagcctccccaRCTTCTCCTTCWcccaaatccagatagctgatgttctgaaagagctgcaaaacctggacccgtacaaatcagcagggctagacaatctggaccctcgcKTTCTAAAATTAttcgccgccattgttgcaacccctaWTAcaagtctgttcaacctctctWTCGTATCGTCCGAGATTCRtaaagattggaaagctgccgcggtcatccccctcttcaaagggggagacactctagacccaaactgttacagaactatatccatcctgccctgcctttctaaactcTTYgaaagccaagttaacaaacagatcactgaccatttcgaatcccaccgtaccttctccgctgtgcaatctggtttccgagctggtaacgctcaaggtactaaacgRtatcataaccgccattgataaaagacagtactgtgcagccatYttcatcgacctggccaaggctttcgactctgtcaatcaccgtattcttatcggcagactcaacagccttggtttctcaaatgaYtgcctcgcctggttcaccaactacttctctgatagagttcaggtTGTCAAATCGGAGGGYctgttgtccggacctctggcagtctatgggggtaccacagggttcaattctcgggccgactcttttctctgtatatatcaatgatgtcgctcctgctgcgggtgattccttgatccacttctacgcagacgacaccattctgtacacatctggcacttctttggacagtgttaacaaacctccaaacgagcttcaatgccatactccttccgtggcctccatctgctcttaaacgcaagtaaaactaaatgcatgctcttMaaccgatcgctgcctgcacccgacCGCCCaattagcatcactactctggacagttctgacttaggtatttgtagttgtccacatattctaggtgtctggctagactgtaaactctccttccatactcatattaagcatctccaatccaaaattaaatctagaatcagcttcctatttcgcaacaaagcctccttcactcatgctgccaaacataccctcgtaaaactgactatcctaccgatccccgacgatgtcatttacaaaatagcctccaacactctactcagacaactggatgcagtctatcacagtgccatccgtttttttaccaaagccccatataccacccaccactgcgatctgtatgctcttgtcggctggccctcgctacatatttgtcRccagacccactggctccaggtcatctataagtctttgctagctaaagctcctccttatctcagctcactggtcatcataacaacacccacccgtagcacgcgctccagcaRgtatatttcactggtcacccccaaagccaattcctcctttgaccgcttttccttccagttctctgctgccaatgactggaacaaatttataaaaataaataaaaaataaataaaataaaaatcgctgaagttggaaacgtatatctccctcactagctttaagcatcagctatccgagcagcttaccgatcgctgcagctgtacacagcccatctgtaaatagcccatccaactacctacctcatccccatattgttttaatttacttttttgcacaccagtatttctacttgcacatcatcatctgcacatctatcactccagtgttaatttgctaaattgtaattacttcgctactattggcctatttattgccttacctccttactccatttgcacacactgtatatagatttttctattgtgttattgactgttcttttgtttatcccatgtgtaactgttgtttttttgtcctactgctttgctttatcttggccaggtcgcagtttcaaatgagaacttgttaaagaaaaggtgaaaaaatatgtatatatataaaaatatatatatatacacaaatgtgTGCTTACAGGGTTGGATAGCAGGAACAGTCTGTGGCTTGATGGTGGACGCTGTGGCACTGGTCATCACCTCTTCCCCCAGAACGACCTGCTCTATGTCCAACATAACATTACCCAACTCCATTGACGTCTGAATCCACCCAGCAATGCAAACACAAGTTTACATAGGGCTGTAACAAAAATATAGGCATCATCGGATGTGGGAATAAATTMATATTTTCAGCATTGTCTTATTTTTCTAATGTTAATTGGCAACTAATAGCAAGCCAATGTGAACCTGTGTGTATGTTTCGATAACTAACGTTAATTAGGTAACGTAGCCAGCAACAACCAACAAAATGCGCCGTGGATCAAATGATTGAGGAACTTGATGAATGAttatttagcatgttagctagctaggaagGCTGACGGGCTTAGCCTTTGCCACCAGATATACGTTTTACAGAACAGAAAAATGCATTGATAACCACCCAGAAAAACTACAAATATAAGAAAGCAAATAACGTTATATATTTAGCCAGGCAATGCAGAAAACAGGGAGGGGGAAATTCAAACTGGAACTAAAGCATACATTTTCCGCAAAAATTATGAAATTGCATTTGCTATATTGTTGCATTCGGTTTTCatgcaaatttatttatataatttGGGATTGCACACTAAAATCCAAGGCAAAATCTATGTAAACATTTATAcgtaagctagctagttagcttcaaCCGTTGCTTACCCAAAGTGTCCAATGAAATGAAGTCTTTGTGTGAACTCTTGACCCATATCACGTGACACTGGATCTTACGGGTTTGGCAAATCACTGCTAGTTGAGAGACTGGGTGGGAGAAAAACCCTTAATATCCAAGTTGCCTCGATTTgactatgcatattcatgacatgaggctagtagcatagcgtCTCTGTCTATTGAATACAGGCAGTTGAAGTCAACAACCTTCATCGAATATTCTAAACaagattacaataatgagatgtatcgtGGTAGCCAGGTGGTACGCAGGACTtgttcattctgcagaacagcaatgttggcATATATGcctacaggagggagctgttgaggatggatggtTTATCGGTGACTGTTGCCTACTCATTTGTCTTAAAGCAACTAACGTTACCTCATCATCTCTTTGTAGCGTTGTTTTTATAGCTtgagccaaataaatgcttttggTTGTACTCAATCTCTGACACTAGCACTTCTATTTcagtctctttttttctcttagcAGTTGTRGGTTGCGACGTTGTATATTCCCCACGCGCTTTAAAGGGATGATTTTTACCATGTATGGTTCATTAGATGAATTTCGAAACGTAAATACACAAGGTCTTGCACCAAGGCTGAGAACTGAGKCTGAGAAYAATTGSTATTTATCAATGGTTATCTCCTACAGGTGTGCTTATATtgtttgataaatcacacttACAGATCAcgaagtcagctaatttccaagccattcatatgcaaatccgTTTGATTCAWacactggcttgtctggctgtcatgtttttattttaacctgccaTTCCcctatctacactgaaataatctcaaatgaaattttatttgtcacatacacatggttagcagatgttaatgcgagtgtagcgaaatgcttgtgcttctagttccgaccatgcagtaatatctaacaagtaatctaacaatttcacaacagctacctcatacacacaagtgtaaaggaatgaataagaatatgtacataaaaatatatggatgagcgatggccgaatggcataggcaagatgcagtagatggtatagagtacagtatatacatatgaNNNNNNNNNNNNNNNNNNNNNNNNNGTTTTTATTTTAAACCTGCCATTCTCCCTATCTACACATGAATATTATCTCAAATGaaatttattttgtcacatacacatggttgcagatgttaatgcgagtgtagcgaaaatgctgtgctctagttccgaccatgcagtaatatctaacaagtaatctaacaatttcacaacagctacctcatacacacaagtgtaaaggaatgataaGAATTagttacataaaaatatatgaatgagcgatggccgaatggcataggcaaatgcagtagatggtatagagtacagtattacatatgagatagtaatgtagggtatgtacaattatataaagtggcattgtttaaagtggctagtgatacatgtattacatccaatttttaattattaaatggctagagatttgagtcagtatgttgcagcagccactcaatgttagtgatggctgtttaatcaGTCTGATGGCTCCTTGAGAATAGAAGCTGCTTTTTGCACGTCACATCTCGTCCCGAGACTTTGATGCACCTGCTTACCCTGATGAGAGCGTTgcgcggatggtctcctgagggattctcGCTCACGAGCGCGATGGAGATAATATGACGACTAGGtggaaacaggcagtggctcggtgtgATTTCGCGTCTTAACTCCGTATGGACAGAGACACTTGTTTGGTGTCTGCGACCTACGCGCTGCCTTGGGTTGACGGATGAGGGCGGAGGATGGCATTGGATTAGGTGTGCCTCTCTGGAAAGGTGCAGTACGTTCAGAGCCTTGGATCCCAGGGCTGTGAATTTATGGCGGGCCAGGCGTCTCTGATTAGGCCCCAGAATCAGCCCAAATTGAACCCCTCCTTCTCTCGGATGAGCTTTTTAGCACGAGGGTATTGTCGTGGCGTGGACAACGCACCAGTCTCCCAGGCCACATGAGGTCCGATACATCTAGGTCTGTGATATTCACGCGGAGAGCAGAAGCCATGAGCTGCGCCCGAAATTGTGCATCCTGGTCACCAAAGTTGTCATATGGGTGTTGTGTTCTCTGAGAGAGTGGTCACAGGAGCCCAATCACTTCTTCTATTCCTAGTCGGACCTCCCTGAGGTTTGGAATGGACGGCTGTATAGTGGCAGTCGGGGCTAGCGCCCTTTCCCTTGCGCAGCCACAACAAATCGGAGGGCTGTCTGGTTGCGTGCCGGCCGGTGGACCACCTTCAGTCTCATTATGTCCGAAAATGCCAACCGCGATGTGTTACCGGCCGATGAAACTTAAATTGAACCTTTTCACCTTctctcactactgtcccgtcggatgtggatagggggctgctccctctggtGTTTTCCTGTAAGTACCACGATCAATCtgccttgttttgttgacggattgagtgtgaggttattttctctGACACTGTACAACTCACCAGCAGGGACGCCCCTACAACTCGTACCCCACCTGCTCAGCCAAAAAAGCACACCGTCAAATTCGTTGTTGGTAATGCTGGAGGATGCTATAGCAGCCTATGACAGAACGTTCTCCACTTGTAAATGTTGTGCTTGCCAAAACGACGGCGTTGGATTGACtgccagactctgtcacgtctgtcaacgATTAAAGATAGTGGTGCGTGGTGCGCAAGCCTATCGCCTTTTCATCTCACTGTTGCAATGAGGTCACTAGAGGAGCGACGGAAGTGCAGACATGGGCAAGAGATTGGCTGGTGAGCACACAATCGGCATGTTCTCGTTGAGCAAATGCCACCCTCTGTGGGCCGCCAAAACGTCGGTCTTGGAGGCACCAGCGGCGTGTGAGTTGATTTGTTTTATCCCATCACACATCTCACACCACCGTGGAACGCTCGGGATGCCTGCACTACCTAGCTCGACCTCGATGGGAGTCCGGTTGCTGCTCACGCGTACGGCGCCATCCAGGGAGTTCACCAGGCGACCCAGTTTGCACTAGGGGAGTGTGGAGAGAACAAGCGAGCACACGAGCAGATCCGGCGACTTTCTGTTTGAAGTGTAAGCGAGGGTATGTGTGGTCATTGTGGGTGTGCTGATGAGGGCTCTTTTGAGCAAATGCCTTGATGTCTGTCACGGCACGATGAAAACAAAGGGCCCGCGAGCATATGGCTTAACTGATAGGGTAGTT
This genomic window from Salvelinus sp. IW2-2015 linkage group LG30, ASM291031v2, whole genome shotgun sequence contains:
- the LOC111955209 gene encoding zinc finger protein 182; the encoded protein is MELGNVMLDIEQVVLGEEVMTSATASTIKPQTVPAIQPYQHDSLQCFQCFITFCNAKAKERHMRKSHREEYKQSLQQTDTLFTCYVCDRTFSSSEELTQHQTSHSLEDKPFRCPHCQGSFRTFSELTLHRRQLCKERQCVCKECGMVFRGPNQLRTHRLTQHPQPLEEEDDDTKTHRCGKCGRGFEAEVDLVLHQENFAGDQHCDAKVPAKKRGRPPKKVAEAANGEKSGEAEEGGDESVAKRGKGPGRPPKEELQIPCPEAECDLTFSSVALLRAHKKEKHGRPPQXRKAHPCSECEESYARLEQLKAHMARAHSSGRHNCPTCGKSFSRESNLKAHQKTHTEGEEATDKEKR